One genomic region from Myxocyprinus asiaticus isolate MX2 ecotype Aquarium Trade chromosome 27, UBuf_Myxa_2, whole genome shotgun sequence encodes:
- the LOC127418346 gene encoding polycomb group RING finger protein 1 isoform X2: MAEQGPMAIAMRLRNQMQNVYKLDPLRNEEEVKIKIKDLNEHIVCYLCAGYFIDATTITECLHTFCKSCIVKYLQTSKYCPMCNIKIHETQPLLNLKLDRVMQDIVYKLVPGLQESEDKRIKEFYQSRGLERIIQPSGEDLVPDNMGLPYTSFDHSKAHFYRYDEQVSLCLERQSSLLSGKDKNKLTLQKFVRCSVRAEVRHLRKVLCHRLNVEKHQVQMLFNNESLPDHMTMKHLWLSHWFGKVSQSLASPANFILHSFALSACLLFL, encoded by the exons ATGGCGGAACAAGGTCCGATGGCGATAGCGATGCGGCTAAGAAACCAGATGCAGAACGTCTACAAGCTCGACCCGTTGAGGAATGAG GAAGAAGTTAAAATAAAGATAAAGGACCTAAATGAACACATTGTGTGCTACCTGTGTGCAGGATACTTCATCGATGCAACCACCATTACAGAATGCCTCCATACGT TCTGTAAGAGTTGCATTGTGAAGTATCTCCAGACCAGCAAGTATTGTCCAATGTGTAACATCAAAATCCATGAAACACAGCCCCTGCTGAATCTAAAGCTGGACAGAGTTATGCAAGACATTGTGTACAAACTAGTCCCCGGGCTACAAGAGA GTGAAGACAAAAGAATTAAAGAATTTTATCAGTCTCGGGGTCTTGAACGCATCATACAGCCATCCGGAGAAG ATTTGGTTCCAGATAATATGGGATTACCCTACACAAGCTTTGACCACTCCAAAGCTCATTTCTACAGATATGATGAGCAGGTCTCTCTGTGTCTGGAAAGGCAAAG CTCGTTATTATctggaaaagacaaaaataaattaactctACAG aaattTGTGCGTTGTTCGGTCAGGGCTGAGGTACGGCACCTGAGAAAAGTGTTATGTCATCGACTAAATGTGGAAAAACATCAG GTCCAGATGTTATTCAATAATGAATCTCTCCCTGATCACATGACCATGAAGCATCTCTGGCTGTCTCACTGGTTTGGGAAGGTATCACAGTCTCTTGCATCTCCAGCTAATTTCATACTGCATTCTTTCGCACTATCAGCATGTTTGCTTTTCCTTTAG
- the LOC127418346 gene encoding polycomb group RING finger protein 1 isoform X4, with the protein MAEQGPMAIAMRLRNQMQNVYKLDPLRNEEEVKIKIKDLNEHIVCYLCAGYFIDATTITECLHTFCKSCIVKYLQTSKYCPMCNIKIHETQPLLNLKLDRVMQDIVYKLVPGLQESEDKRIKEFYQSRGLERIIQPSGEDLVPDNMGLPYTSFDHSKAHFYRYDEQVSLCLERQSSLLSGKDKNKLTLQQKFVRCSVRAEVRHLRKVLCHRLNVEKHQ; encoded by the exons ATGGCGGAACAAGGTCCGATGGCGATAGCGATGCGGCTAAGAAACCAGATGCAGAACGTCTACAAGCTCGACCCGTTGAGGAATGAG GAAGAAGTTAAAATAAAGATAAAGGACCTAAATGAACACATTGTGTGCTACCTGTGTGCAGGATACTTCATCGATGCAACCACCATTACAGAATGCCTCCATACGT TCTGTAAGAGTTGCATTGTGAAGTATCTCCAGACCAGCAAGTATTGTCCAATGTGTAACATCAAAATCCATGAAACACAGCCCCTGCTGAATCTAAAGCTGGACAGAGTTATGCAAGACATTGTGTACAAACTAGTCCCCGGGCTACAAGAGA GTGAAGACAAAAGAATTAAAGAATTTTATCAGTCTCGGGGTCTTGAACGCATCATACAGCCATCCGGAGAAG ATTTGGTTCCAGATAATATGGGATTACCCTACACAAGCTTTGACCACTCCAAAGCTCATTTCTACAGATATGATGAGCAGGTCTCTCTGTGTCTGGAAAGGCAAAG CTCGTTATTATctggaaaagacaaaaataaattaactctACAG cagaaattTGTGCGTTGTTCGGTCAGGGCTGAGGTACGGCACCTGAGAAAAGTGTTATGTCATCGACTAAATGTGGAAAAACATCAG tga
- the LOC127418346 gene encoding polycomb group RING finger protein 1 isoform X1 — MAEQGPMAIAMRLRNQMQNVYKLDPLRNEEEVKIKIKDLNEHIVCYLCAGYFIDATTITECLHTFCKSCIVKYLQTSKYCPMCNIKIHETQPLLNLKLDRVMQDIVYKLVPGLQESEDKRIKEFYQSRGLERIIQPSGEDLVPDNMGLPYTSFDHSKAHFYRYDEQVSLCLERQSSLLSGKDKNKLTLQQKFVRCSVRAEVRHLRKVLCHRLNVEKHQVQMLFNNESLPDHMTMKHLWLSHWFGKVSQSLASPANFILHSFALSACLLFL, encoded by the exons ATGGCGGAACAAGGTCCGATGGCGATAGCGATGCGGCTAAGAAACCAGATGCAGAACGTCTACAAGCTCGACCCGTTGAGGAATGAG GAAGAAGTTAAAATAAAGATAAAGGACCTAAATGAACACATTGTGTGCTACCTGTGTGCAGGATACTTCATCGATGCAACCACCATTACAGAATGCCTCCATACGT TCTGTAAGAGTTGCATTGTGAAGTATCTCCAGACCAGCAAGTATTGTCCAATGTGTAACATCAAAATCCATGAAACACAGCCCCTGCTGAATCTAAAGCTGGACAGAGTTATGCAAGACATTGTGTACAAACTAGTCCCCGGGCTACAAGAGA GTGAAGACAAAAGAATTAAAGAATTTTATCAGTCTCGGGGTCTTGAACGCATCATACAGCCATCCGGAGAAG ATTTGGTTCCAGATAATATGGGATTACCCTACACAAGCTTTGACCACTCCAAAGCTCATTTCTACAGATATGATGAGCAGGTCTCTCTGTGTCTGGAAAGGCAAAG CTCGTTATTATctggaaaagacaaaaataaattaactctACAG cagaaattTGTGCGTTGTTCGGTCAGGGCTGAGGTACGGCACCTGAGAAAAGTGTTATGTCATCGACTAAATGTGGAAAAACATCAG GTCCAGATGTTATTCAATAATGAATCTCTCCCTGATCACATGACCATGAAGCATCTCTGGCTGTCTCACTGGTTTGGGAAGGTATCACAGTCTCTTGCATCTCCAGCTAATTTCATACTGCATTCTTTCGCACTATCAGCATGTTTGCTTTTCCTTTAG
- the LOC127418346 gene encoding polycomb group RING finger protein 1 isoform X3: protein MAEQGPMAIAMRLRNQMQNVYKLDPLRNEEEVKIKIKDLNEHIVCYLCAGYFIDATTITECLHTFCKSCIVKYLQTSKYCPMCNIKIHETQPLLNLKLDRVMQDIVYKLVPGLQESEDKRIKEFYQSRGLERIIQPSGEDLVPDNMGLPYTSFDHSKAHFYRYDEQVSLCLERQSSLLSGKDKNKLTLQQKFVRCSVRAEVRHLRKVLCHRLNVEKHQVQMLFNNESLPDHMTMKHLWLSHWFGKAQPLVLHYAIKDKRTR, encoded by the exons ATGGCGGAACAAGGTCCGATGGCGATAGCGATGCGGCTAAGAAACCAGATGCAGAACGTCTACAAGCTCGACCCGTTGAGGAATGAG GAAGAAGTTAAAATAAAGATAAAGGACCTAAATGAACACATTGTGTGCTACCTGTGTGCAGGATACTTCATCGATGCAACCACCATTACAGAATGCCTCCATACGT TCTGTAAGAGTTGCATTGTGAAGTATCTCCAGACCAGCAAGTATTGTCCAATGTGTAACATCAAAATCCATGAAACACAGCCCCTGCTGAATCTAAAGCTGGACAGAGTTATGCAAGACATTGTGTACAAACTAGTCCCCGGGCTACAAGAGA GTGAAGACAAAAGAATTAAAGAATTTTATCAGTCTCGGGGTCTTGAACGCATCATACAGCCATCCGGAGAAG ATTTGGTTCCAGATAATATGGGATTACCCTACACAAGCTTTGACCACTCCAAAGCTCATTTCTACAGATATGATGAGCAGGTCTCTCTGTGTCTGGAAAGGCAAAG CTCGTTATTATctggaaaagacaaaaataaattaactctACAG cagaaattTGTGCGTTGTTCGGTCAGGGCTGAGGTACGGCACCTGAGAAAAGTGTTATGTCATCGACTAAATGTGGAAAAACATCAG GTCCAGATGTTATTCAATAATGAATCTCTCCCTGATCACATGACCATGAAGCATCTCTGGCTGTCTCACTGGTTTGGGAAG GCACAACCGCTGGTTCTTCATTATGCCATAAAAGACAAGCGAACAAGATAG
- the LOC127418346 gene encoding polycomb group RING finger protein 1 isoform X5, producing MAEQGPMAIAMRLRNQMQNVYKLDPLRNEEEVKIKIKDLNEHIVCYLCAGYFIDATTITECLHTFCKSCIVKYLQTSKYCPMCNIKIHETQPLLNLKLDRVMQDIVYKLVPGLQESEDKRIKEFYQSRGLERIIQPSGEDLVPDNMGLPYTSFDHSKAHFYRYDEQVSLCLERQSSLLSGKDKNKLTLQKFVRCSVRAEVRHLRKVLCHRLNVEKHQVQMLFNNESLPDHMTMKHLWLSHWFGKAQPLVLHYAIKDKRTR from the exons ATGGCGGAACAAGGTCCGATGGCGATAGCGATGCGGCTAAGAAACCAGATGCAGAACGTCTACAAGCTCGACCCGTTGAGGAATGAG GAAGAAGTTAAAATAAAGATAAAGGACCTAAATGAACACATTGTGTGCTACCTGTGTGCAGGATACTTCATCGATGCAACCACCATTACAGAATGCCTCCATACGT TCTGTAAGAGTTGCATTGTGAAGTATCTCCAGACCAGCAAGTATTGTCCAATGTGTAACATCAAAATCCATGAAACACAGCCCCTGCTGAATCTAAAGCTGGACAGAGTTATGCAAGACATTGTGTACAAACTAGTCCCCGGGCTACAAGAGA GTGAAGACAAAAGAATTAAAGAATTTTATCAGTCTCGGGGTCTTGAACGCATCATACAGCCATCCGGAGAAG ATTTGGTTCCAGATAATATGGGATTACCCTACACAAGCTTTGACCACTCCAAAGCTCATTTCTACAGATATGATGAGCAGGTCTCTCTGTGTCTGGAAAGGCAAAG CTCGTTATTATctggaaaagacaaaaataaattaactctACAG aaattTGTGCGTTGTTCGGTCAGGGCTGAGGTACGGCACCTGAGAAAAGTGTTATGTCATCGACTAAATGTGGAAAAACATCAG GTCCAGATGTTATTCAATAATGAATCTCTCCCTGATCACATGACCATGAAGCATCTCTGGCTGTCTCACTGGTTTGGGAAG GCACAACCGCTGGTTCTTCATTATGCCATAAAAGACAAGCGAACAAGATAG